From Synoicihabitans lomoniglobus, the proteins below share one genomic window:
- a CDS encoding PepSY-associated TM helix domain-containing protein encodes MTVRTFCFWTHLGLGLATGTVGALMAGTAIVMALADSYVDWRDREARVVTAIANTTPRDLETLAAGVRDAHPDAAITRVGIERSPRRAIAFFHGDQKLTYANPYTGELTASDAVPLRRRLHKDVEQWHRFLGLNGSKRETGQAVASWMNVALVPLLLSGLVIWCPRRIRWRTVRGSATAINPRSGRSWHSTLGFWSSGLLLIMVVTAMTHSFPGVRELAYRINGGATGPAGPHDQIWAPKLPPVPRAPGAAALSLDALRDIADRDHPHWARLDLFPSPSTTANDHWPPARLLIAGSGSGPSFFPLVQQIDPFTGETLHVHDWANLSGGTRLLAWARWLHKGEAFGRPGQWIAAVACLIMLVLIATGWWLALRRFLPRTQI; translated from the coding sequence ATGACCGTCCGGACGTTTTGTTTTTGGACTCATCTCGGGCTCGGTCTGGCGACGGGAACCGTGGGCGCTTTGATGGCCGGCACCGCGATCGTCATGGCCCTCGCCGACTCCTATGTTGATTGGCGTGATCGCGAGGCGCGCGTGGTCACCGCCATCGCAAACACGACCCCGCGCGACCTCGAAACCCTCGCCGCGGGCGTGCGCGATGCGCATCCCGATGCTGCGATCACCCGCGTGGGGATCGAGCGCTCTCCGCGTCGCGCCATCGCGTTTTTCCATGGTGATCAAAAACTCACCTACGCCAACCCCTACACGGGCGAACTCACCGCCAGCGACGCGGTGCCACTGCGTCGTCGCCTGCACAAGGACGTCGAGCAATGGCACCGCTTCCTCGGCTTGAACGGATCGAAACGCGAGACCGGCCAGGCCGTCGCAAGTTGGATGAACGTAGCGTTGGTTCCCCTGTTGCTTTCCGGCCTCGTAATCTGGTGCCCGCGCCGTATCCGCTGGCGCACGGTGCGCGGGAGTGCCACCGCGATCAATCCACGGTCGGGTCGGAGTTGGCACTCCACACTCGGTTTTTGGAGTTCCGGACTCTTGTTGATCATGGTCGTCACGGCGATGACCCACTCGTTTCCCGGCGTGCGCGAACTGGCCTACCGTATCAATGGCGGGGCGACCGGACCCGCCGGACCTCACGATCAAATATGGGCGCCGAAACTGCCTCCCGTGCCGAGGGCGCCCGGGGCCGCCGCGCTCTCTCTCGACGCTCTGCGTGACATCGCAGATCGCGATCATCCGCACTGGGCCCGGCTCGACCTATTTCCGTCCCCGTCCACTACCGCGAACGACCATTGGCCGCCCGCTCGGTTGTTAATCGCGGGCAGCGGATCGGGTCCGTCGTTTTTCCCCCTGGTGCAGCAGATCGACCCCTTCACCGGCGAAACCCTGCACGTGCATGACTGGGCCAATCTCAGCGGTGGCACCCGATTGTTGGCCTGGGCGCGATGGTTGCACAAAGGCGAAGCTTTCGGACGCCCGGGACAGTGGATCGCCGCCGTCGCGTGCCTGATCATGCTCGTCCTCATCGCCACCGGGTGGTGGCTCGCCCTACGTCGATTCCTCCCCCGAACCCAAATTTGA
- a CDS encoding PVC-type heme-binding CxxCH protein, which yields MSASLRLVAGPLLACLVSSAVATGTAPVPLFDGHSLTGWTGNPAIWTVEAGAITAEIPAGERLAANEFLYAETEVGDFELSLQFRISGAPSANSGIQYRAQRGADGHAAGYQADLDDGATWLGRIYDEHGRALLVERGTRVSLAPDGRRWVDTFAELGTYADLYRPGEWNTYRITARASHVEVWINGRLCAALDDHQIGEADLSGLLAFQMHSGPGPAKVQFRDIMLVDLGRTATPPTPKTVAATDAVTAAITPTADDGRVLNLDFEAGDLSDWTATGDAWERQPNGVRPANTATRRADEGEVMPTGRFAISPPWRNPSVGSGSLTSVPFTVRHRWASYIVGGDPDINRNRVELLLAENGAILHSAAAGTPGGVHRVVVDLASVLNQRIQIRLVDSARGPGGHLTFDAFGFHDRDPSTVDAGAAREARLHESPVLWHLQPNPAPATAVANVDAQQVVRDMKLQPGFAAELIAAEPDVHQPIAFAIGPRGRLWVAEAYSYPSKRAPGEGRDRITIFEDTNGDGAFDSRKVFAEGLNLVSGLEVGFGGVWVGAAPELLFIPDRDGDDRPDCPPEVLLDGWGYQDTHETLNSFTWGPDGWLYGLQGVFTQSHVGKPGTPDADRMTLRAGVWRYHPVRHEFEMFAHGGSNQWGIDFNAVGDLFITHCRSFWGGGGTTYVIRNGHYWNQANANYADFISNRAPDFAPDLRNYLPSSARYDSGEGGAGKPGTAAVYGGHSHVGTMIYLGDNWPEIYRDHLFTHNLHGHQLNQQHNVPDGSGYETLHAGFDLMFAPDTTFMAVDLQYGPDGGVYVIDWCDHQHCHSPREDIWERHNGRIYRMTWSDTWQPAPVDLGAMSDLELAGLHTHRNAWFTRTARRLLQERAAARPLDAAALQKLRDQATGEGNAESHLRAWFTLHATANLTARDLQTMVADDSAHVRARAVAFATERASAPLLTRTELHALATEDPSPVVRLAIASALPTLSADDSWAIGRQLASHATDAADRFLPRMLWFGLAPQVESDLPRAIDLAATTALPTLTDSIQWFAARTPAGREALIQQLRHATPAAAARGVQILAFALRSDTALPMPDGWAELVDTLAASGVEAPETRELSALFGDRAVLAAARRTLADQAADLDSRRAALHLLTRADDQAARPVYISLLNDPDFRRDAVERLARFGDPAAAPAMMHDFDQLDDGDRAAVLATLTGRPTYALALLQAIAAGEFDRGHLTALHLRHLRNLQNDEVDALSAHIWVANGSATPDAAATMARLRETYEEAPLWAFNERHGQQLFTQLCATCHLINGEGGHLGPDLTSSWRNGVDYFLESVVDPNGVVGADFQLNLITKKDGAVISGMIERETANTLVVRTMTETVNVPLGEVESRQVLPQSLMPPGLFESLPEKEYIELMKFLLSRK from the coding sequence ATGTCCGCATCTCTTCGACTGGTCGCCGGTCCTCTCCTCGCTTGTCTCGTTTCCTCCGCCGTGGCCACCGGCACGGCCCCGGTTCCGCTTTTCGACGGGCACAGCTTGACCGGATGGACCGGCAACCCCGCTATCTGGACCGTCGAGGCCGGCGCGATCACCGCCGAAATTCCCGCCGGCGAGCGCCTGGCCGCCAACGAATTTCTCTACGCCGAAACCGAAGTTGGCGATTTCGAGCTCTCGCTCCAGTTTCGCATCAGTGGCGCCCCATCCGCCAACTCCGGCATTCAATACCGCGCGCAACGCGGGGCCGACGGCCACGCCGCAGGCTACCAGGCCGATCTTGATGACGGCGCCACCTGGCTGGGCCGCATTTACGACGAGCATGGCCGCGCCCTGCTCGTCGAGCGCGGCACCCGCGTCTCCCTCGCGCCCGACGGTCGCCGCTGGGTGGATACGTTCGCCGAACTCGGCACCTACGCCGATCTCTACCGCCCCGGCGAATGGAACACCTACCGCATCACCGCCCGCGCCTCGCACGTCGAGGTCTGGATCAACGGACGACTCTGCGCCGCCCTCGATGATCACCAGATCGGCGAAGCAGATCTTTCCGGCTTGCTGGCCTTTCAGATGCACAGCGGTCCCGGTCCGGCCAAGGTGCAGTTTCGCGACATCATGCTCGTTGATCTCGGCCGCACGGCTACGCCTCCCACGCCCAAAACGGTCGCGGCCACCGACGCCGTGACGGCCGCCATCACGCCCACCGCCGACGACGGCCGGGTCCTCAATCTGGACTTTGAGGCGGGCGACCTGAGCGACTGGACCGCCACCGGTGATGCCTGGGAGCGGCAACCCAACGGCGTGCGGCCGGCCAACACGGCGACCCGACGCGCCGACGAAGGCGAAGTCATGCCCACGGGGCGATTCGCGATCAGTCCGCCCTGGCGCAACCCCAGCGTGGGCAGCGGCAGCCTCACCTCGGTGCCGTTCACCGTGCGCCACCGTTGGGCGAGTTACATCGTCGGCGGAGACCCCGATATCAACCGCAACCGCGTCGAACTCCTGCTGGCCGAGAACGGGGCCATTCTTCATTCCGCCGCCGCTGGCACGCCCGGGGGCGTGCACCGCGTGGTGGTTGATCTGGCGAGCGTGCTTAATCAACGGATACAGATTCGCCTCGTCGATTCCGCCCGCGGCCCGGGTGGTCATCTCACCTTCGACGCCTTCGGATTTCACGACCGCGATCCGTCCACCGTCGATGCCGGCGCCGCTCGCGAAGCGCGGTTGCACGAGAGCCCGGTCCTGTGGCACCTGCAGCCCAACCCCGCGCCGGCCACCGCCGTCGCCAACGTCGACGCGCAGCAAGTGGTGCGCGACATGAAACTGCAGCCCGGTTTCGCCGCCGAGCTCATCGCGGCCGAACCCGATGTGCACCAACCCATTGCCTTCGCCATCGGTCCGCGGGGTCGGCTGTGGGTGGCCGAGGCTTATTCCTACCCGAGCAAACGTGCCCCCGGCGAGGGTCGCGACCGCATTACGATTTTTGAGGACACCAACGGCGATGGTGCCTTCGATTCGCGCAAGGTGTTTGCCGAGGGCCTCAATTTGGTCAGCGGCCTGGAAGTCGGATTCGGCGGCGTCTGGGTCGGGGCTGCGCCAGAGCTGTTGTTCATCCCTGATCGCGACGGCGACGATCGTCCCGACTGCCCGCCCGAGGTATTGCTCGACGGCTGGGGATACCAGGACACGCACGAAACGCTCAATAGTTTCACGTGGGGCCCGGACGGCTGGCTCTACGGCCTGCAAGGAGTCTTCACCCAGTCCCATGTCGGCAAACCCGGCACGCCCGACGCGGATCGCATGACGCTGCGGGCCGGCGTCTGGCGCTACCACCCGGTGCGGCACGAGTTCGAAATGTTCGCCCACGGCGGTAGCAACCAGTGGGGCATCGACTTCAATGCCGTGGGCGACTTGTTCATCACCCATTGCCGCAGCTTCTGGGGCGGCGGCGGCACGACTTACGTTATTCGCAACGGCCACTATTGGAACCAGGCCAACGCGAACTACGCCGACTTCATCTCCAACCGTGCACCCGACTTTGCGCCCGACTTGCGCAACTACCTGCCGTCCTCCGCCCGCTACGACAGCGGCGAGGGCGGTGCGGGCAAACCCGGCACCGCCGCGGTCTACGGCGGACATTCCCACGTCGGCACCATGATCTATCTCGGGGACAACTGGCCCGAGATTTACCGGGACCATCTCTTCACGCACAACCTCCACGGTCACCAACTCAACCAACAGCACAACGTCCCCGACGGCTCCGGCTACGAAACGCTTCACGCCGGTTTCGATCTGATGTTTGCGCCCGACACCACGTTCATGGCGGTGGACCTGCAATACGGTCCCGATGGCGGCGTCTACGTAATCGACTGGTGCGACCACCAACATTGCCACTCGCCCCGCGAGGATATCTGGGAACGCCACAACGGCCGCATCTATCGTATGACTTGGTCGGATACATGGCAACCCGCGCCGGTCGACCTCGGCGCCATGTCCGACCTGGAACTCGCCGGGTTACACACGCATCGCAACGCGTGGTTCACCCGCACCGCTCGTCGGTTGCTGCAGGAGCGCGCCGCCGCCCGCCCCCTCGATGCGGCCGCCCTGCAAAAGCTGCGCGATCAGGCCACCGGCGAAGGCAACGCGGAGTCTCATCTCCGTGCCTGGTTCACGCTGCACGCCACCGCCAATCTGACCGCCCGTGATTTGCAGACCATGGTGGCCGACGATTCCGCCCATGTGCGCGCCCGCGCCGTGGCGTTCGCCACCGAACGTGCCTCCGCCCCCCTCCTCACCCGCACCGAGCTGCATGCCCTCGCCACCGAAGATCCGTCACCCGTGGTGCGCCTCGCGATCGCGTCGGCGCTGCCGACGTTATCCGCCGACGATTCGTGGGCAATCGGTCGCCAACTCGCGAGCCACGCCACGGATGCCGCCGACCGATTCCTCCCCCGCATGCTATGGTTCGGCCTCGCGCCGCAGGTGGAGTCGGATCTCCCCCGGGCCATCGATCTCGCCGCCACCACCGCCCTGCCCACGCTCACCGATTCCATTCAATGGTTCGCCGCCCGCACTCCGGCGGGTCGTGAAGCCTTGATCCAACAACTCCGGCACGCCACGCCGGCCGCCGCCGCTCGCGGTGTGCAAATTCTCGCCTTCGCCCTGCGCAGTGACACGGCCCTGCCCATGCCGGACGGCTGGGCCGAGCTCGTCGACACCCTCGCTGCCTCCGGCGTCGAGGCCCCCGAAACCCGCGAGCTGTCCGCCCTGTTCGGCGACCGCGCCGTGCTCGCCGCGGCGCGCCGCACGCTGGCGGACCAGGCCGCCGATCTGGACTCCCGCCGGGCGGCGCTGCATCTCCTCACCCGCGCCGACGATCAAGCGGCGCGACCGGTCTACATCTCGTTGCTGAACGACCCCGATTTTCGTCGCGACGCCGTGGAGCGTCTCGCTCGTTTTGGCGACCCCGCCGCCGCCCCCGCGATGATGCATGACTTCGATCAACTCGATGACGGCGACCGGGCCGCCGTGTTGGCCACCTTGACCGGTCGCCCCACCTATGCCCTCGCTCTGCTCCAAGCCATCGCGGCTGGCGAGTTCGATCGCGGTCATCTCACCGCGCTGCATCTGCGACATCTGCGCAATCTGCAAAACGACGAGGTGGACGCCCTCTCCGCCCACATCTGGGTGGCCAACGGCAGCGCCACACCTGATGCCGCCGCGACCATGGCTCGTCTCCGCGAGACTTACGAAGAGGCGCCGTTGTGGGCCTTCAACGAACGCCACGGGCAACAGCTGTTCACCCAACTTTGCGCCACCTGCCACCTCATCAACGGCGAAGGCGGTCACCTCGGCCCCGACCTCACCAGCTCCTGGCGCAATGGCGTCGACTATTTCCTCGAAAGTGTGGTCGATCCCAACGGCGTCGTCGGGGCCGACTTCCAACTCAACCTCATCACCAAAAAAGACGGCGCAGTCATTTCCGGCATGATCGAGCGCGAGACCGCCAACACCCTCGTCGTGCGCACCATGACCGAGACGGTCAACGTCCCCCTCGGCGAGGTGGAGTCTCGTCAAGTTCTGCCCCAGTCGCTCATGCCGCCGGGTCTCTTCGAATCGTTGCCGGAGAAGGAATACATCGAACTGATGAAGTTTCTCCTCAGTCGCAAATAA
- a CDS encoding LacI family DNA-binding transcriptional regulator, whose amino-acid sequence MNRRVTQQDIADRLGMHKSTVSLALRDNPGIALATRQRVRAMGLEMGYRPDPALATLARQRWAGHETGSGAAFAYLVDSRMDNAFMHRRFMPAARARAEARGYVLHEFDIGDYPSMKALSRVLHNRGIRGLLVPQFAHTDGPGILDLPLSNFTVICLDLGWVATPFHIVAPDMFAATRMAWHETNRRGYQRIGGAILSHTPRAVDDSTRYGASIDF is encoded by the coding sequence ATGAACCGCCGTGTTACCCAGCAAGACATCGCCGACCGACTCGGCATGCACAAGTCGACGGTTTCGCTGGCTCTGCGCGACAATCCCGGCATCGCGCTGGCCACCCGCCAACGCGTGCGGGCGATGGGGCTGGAGATGGGTTACCGTCCCGACCCCGCGCTGGCCACGCTGGCGCGGCAACGCTGGGCCGGTCACGAAACGGGGAGCGGGGCGGCGTTCGCCTACCTCGTCGACAGTCGGATGGACAACGCATTCATGCACCGTCGCTTCATGCCGGCGGCCCGGGCCCGGGCGGAGGCGCGGGGCTACGTGTTGCACGAGTTCGACATCGGCGACTATCCTTCGATGAAGGCGTTGAGCCGCGTGTTGCATAACCGGGGTATTCGCGGCCTGCTCGTGCCGCAGTTCGCCCACACCGACGGTCCGGGCATTCTGGATCTTCCCTTGTCGAACTTCACCGTGATTTGCCTTGATCTGGGTTGGGTGGCGACGCCTTTTCACATTGTCGCACCCGACATGTTTGCGGCCACTCGCATGGCGTGGCACGAAACGAACCGTCGCGGTTATCAACGCATCGGCGGCGCGATACTTTCCCACACGCCGCGGGCGGTGGACGACTCCACCCGCTACGGCGCCTCGATCGATTTTTAA
- a CDS encoding TonB-dependent siderophore receptor: MNTYWLKKPGARSVVFALCLPGSLLAQTSSSSLPSDREDVVELTPFEVNAQEDKGYIATGTLAGSRLATSLLDTPAAISVMTTEFLNDIGANDINDAIEYGVNSGNDIGGGSADVGATTGNGIRDNEFNIQIRGYRRATVTRDYFPTRLASDTFNVERVEVARGPNSLVFGVGGPGGLVNTTFKSAIPNRDFTDVMMKYGSWNERRATIDINRSLLDDKLALRVNGVYQKMGGWKDFAQNDGNRGAFALTYQPFENTKIKVKTEFGSMLQNRVRSWNLVDQISTWEGQGSYYIPFGTAESPWLPDDSNYAQTRSGGASNPNNGLSPSIPAGFTFERRTAHLGNPTVFMETGPLAGKWIQVGQRNEGRRYYRVSFHNNLPGYNTPAFVDESLAPRTANPMGPGATEDTDYGTASVSIDQKVGENLNLNFAASTTEVYRRRNTIGGFSGLSYKLDVTSELPTFTTDGSYNATEGGPDTGQGNGQLNFGQTVVNPLVGTPIFSYNANYALREEKQDDLRLSASYHLDLGAAGDHMIMAFGQSSTTYGENQNFNETNVSLNRPDRNYNSGNNFGGRDAHIDYFAPNLAQRGIHDPYKNPLPNSVLWGAPELGSFEHGWYRSNMSWSETTIDSLAVAFQSRFFENSLVTTIGGRRDKVSIVNSSNRLSDDNGEAMDFGPAGTPQDEEGDTYSIGAVYHLPMVDWLSVYANKSTNFQTQGGAQYFEDADLRSQLEIGALKGVGFDYGLKFNLLEGKIYASLGYFDVEQSNAATGFDGNVTSYINAIWTTIANGGPNTITADTDNPSGHRVGGSDTRGQASQGFEFELTANPTDNWRVSLNVSKSDNTVSSLGGRLGLYLEKHRAEWTAARGLSYDTGRSPGFLGNNTVGDLQDGLDRLLAFVRAGEGVPETNVRPINANLFTAYSFDEGLLDGLTIGGGANYRGDQIMGVNPATLTNPQAEIFKGGAYMVFNLLASYEFTFRDIPVRLQLNVDNLLDNDDEQILASRYNELTTELEPFYYYLTPRSYSISAKFSF, translated from the coding sequence ATGAACACCTATTGGCTCAAAAAGCCGGGTGCCCGAAGCGTTGTATTTGCTTTGTGCCTACCCGGTTCACTGCTGGCGCAGACCAGCAGTTCCTCCCTACCGAGCGACCGTGAAGACGTCGTCGAACTCACCCCTTTCGAAGTGAACGCCCAGGAAGACAAGGGCTACATCGCCACGGGAACCCTGGCCGGCAGTCGTCTTGCGACCTCCCTGTTGGACACCCCCGCCGCCATCTCCGTGATGACGACCGAATTCCTCAACGACATCGGCGCCAACGACATCAACGATGCCATCGAGTATGGCGTGAATTCCGGCAATGACATCGGGGGCGGCAGCGCCGACGTGGGCGCCACCACCGGTAACGGCATTCGCGATAATGAATTCAATATTCAAATACGCGGCTATCGTCGGGCGACGGTCACCCGCGACTACTTTCCCACGCGGCTCGCTTCCGATACCTTCAATGTGGAGCGGGTGGAAGTGGCCCGCGGTCCCAATTCCCTCGTGTTCGGCGTGGGCGGTCCCGGTGGTCTCGTTAATACCACGTTCAAGTCGGCCATTCCCAACCGGGACTTCACCGATGTGATGATGAAGTATGGCAGCTGGAACGAACGCCGGGCGACGATCGACATCAACCGGTCCCTGCTGGATGACAAACTCGCGCTGCGGGTGAACGGCGTTTACCAGAAGATGGGCGGCTGGAAGGATTTCGCCCAGAACGATGGCAACCGCGGAGCATTTGCGCTGACTTACCAGCCATTCGAGAACACCAAGATCAAGGTGAAGACCGAGTTCGGCAGCATGCTGCAAAACCGCGTGCGATCCTGGAATCTGGTGGACCAGATTTCGACCTGGGAAGGACAAGGCAGCTACTACATTCCCTTCGGCACGGCGGAGTCCCCCTGGTTGCCCGATGATTCCAACTATGCCCAGACCCGCAGTGGTGGAGCGAGCAATCCCAACAACGGTCTGAGTCCCTCCATCCCCGCCGGTTTCACCTTCGAACGTCGCACCGCCCATCTCGGCAACCCGACGGTCTTCATGGAAACCGGACCGCTGGCGGGCAAGTGGATCCAAGTGGGTCAACGCAACGAAGGTCGTCGTTATTACCGCGTTTCCTTTCACAACAATCTGCCCGGCTACAACACGCCCGCGTTTGTGGACGAAAGTCTCGCGCCGCGCACCGCCAACCCCATGGGACCGGGTGCGACCGAGGATACGGATTACGGCACGGCGAGTGTTTCCATCGACCAGAAGGTGGGGGAAAACCTCAACCTCAACTTCGCCGCTTCAACCACCGAGGTGTATCGGCGGCGCAACACGATCGGCGGTTTCAGCGGCTTGTCCTACAAGCTCGATGTGACCAGCGAGTTGCCGACCTTCACCACCGATGGCAGCTACAACGCCACCGAGGGCGGCCCCGATACCGGGCAAGGCAATGGCCAACTTAACTTCGGTCAGACGGTCGTGAATCCCTTGGTCGGCACGCCGATTTTTTCCTACAACGCCAATTACGCGCTCCGCGAGGAGAAGCAGGACGACCTGCGTTTGAGCGCCAGTTACCATCTCGACCTGGGAGCCGCGGGTGATCACATGATCATGGCGTTCGGCCAGTCCTCCACGACTTACGGGGAAAACCAGAACTTCAATGAAACCAATGTTTCCCTCAATCGTCCGGACAGAAACTACAACAGTGGCAACAACTTCGGCGGCCGCGACGCCCACATCGACTACTTCGCGCCCAATCTCGCTCAGCGAGGCATCCACGATCCCTACAAGAATCCGCTGCCCAATAGTGTGCTGTGGGGCGCGCCGGAGCTCGGTTCGTTTGAGCACGGTTGGTATCGCAGCAACATGAGCTGGTCGGAAACGACCATCGATTCCCTGGCGGTCGCCTTCCAAAGCCGGTTCTTCGAAAACAGCCTGGTGACCACCATCGGCGGTCGCCGGGACAAGGTCAGCATCGTCAACTCCAGCAATCGTCTGTCGGACGACAATGGTGAGGCCATGGATTTCGGTCCGGCCGGCACCCCGCAGGACGAAGAGGGTGACACTTACTCCATCGGTGCCGTTTACCATCTGCCGATGGTGGACTGGCTCAGTGTCTACGCCAACAAGTCCACCAACTTCCAGACGCAGGGCGGTGCGCAATACTTCGAAGACGCCGACCTCCGTTCCCAATTGGAAATCGGTGCCCTCAAGGGTGTCGGCTTCGATTACGGCCTGAAGTTCAATCTGCTGGAAGGCAAGATCTACGCCTCCCTCGGTTATTTCGACGTCGAACAAAGCAACGCGGCCACCGGTTTCGATGGCAACGTGACCAGTTACATCAATGCCATTTGGACGACGATCGCCAACGGCGGTCCAAACACCATCACGGCCGATACGGACAATCCCAGCGGACATCGCGTCGGTGGCAGCGACACCCGTGGTCAGGCGTCCCAGGGATTTGAATTCGAGCTGACCGCCAACCCCACCGACAACTGGCGCGTCTCGCTCAACGTCAGTAAATCCGACAACACGGTATCGAGCCTGGGCGGCCGTCTGGGCCTCTACCTGGAGAAGCATCGGGCGGAGTGGACGGCGGCGCGTGGTTTGAGCTACGACACCGGCCGCTCTCCCGGTTTCCTCGGTAACAACACCGTCGGCGACCTGCAGGATGGATTGGATCGCTTGCTCGCATTCGTCCGCGCCGGCGAAGGCGTGCCCGAGACCAATGTGCGTCCGATCAACGCCAATCTGTTCACCGCTTACTCCTTCGACGAAGGTCTCCTGGACGGTTTGACGATCGGCGGCGGCGCCAATTATCGCGGCGACCAAATCATGGGCGTCAACCCGGCCACGTTGACGAACCCGCAGGCCGAGATCTTCAAGGGTGGTGCCTACATGGTGTTCAACCTTTTGGCCTCCTATGAGTTCACGTTCCGCGACATTCCGGTGCGTTTGCAGCTCAACGTCGACAACCTGTTGGACAACGATGACGAGCAGATTCTGGCCTCCCGTTACAACGAACTCACCACCGAGTTGGAGCCGTTCTACTACTACCTGACACCGCGCAGCTACTCCATCAGCGCAAAGTTTTCGTTCTAA
- a CDS encoding LacI family DNA-binding transcriptional regulator, whose translation MKRRVTQQDIAKELGLDKSTVSLALRNNPGIAKATLERVQGMADKLGYRPDPALSNLARQRWAGHETGSGAALAYLIDSRMANADQHRRFLDPARARAEGRGYLLHEFDLAEYSSMKAASRVLNHRGIRGLLVPQFAHTNGPSLFEMPAANFTVVCLDLGWVSVPFHIVAPDMFENTRRVWREVVNRGYKRIGGAILSHTPQAVDDAARYGASAASQHEFIPKKDRIPLLTTDHADRAGFMKWFERHEPEVVIAFISRVYDWILETGRRVPEDVAVASLSVFPDQTPEVSGVLRQVDNIGITGVDALIAAMHEHEWGIPTLQRKLSLEPIWYEGTSLPSKQV comes from the coding sequence GTGAAGCGCCGCGTTACCCAGCAGGACATTGCGAAAGAACTAGGGCTGGATAAGTCCACCGTGTCATTGGCGCTGCGCAACAACCCCGGGATCGCCAAGGCCACGCTTGAGCGGGTGCAGGGCATGGCCGACAAACTGGGTTACCGTCCCGATCCCGCACTCTCCAATCTGGCGCGGCAGCGTTGGGCGGGACACGAAACGGGCAGCGGAGCGGCGCTGGCTTACTTGATCGACAGCCGCATGGCCAACGCCGACCAACATCGACGGTTCCTGGACCCGGCGCGGGCGCGGGCGGAAGGGCGCGGCTATCTCCTGCACGAATTTGATCTGGCGGAGTATTCGTCGATGAAGGCGGCCAGTCGCGTGCTCAATCATCGCGGCATCCGCGGTCTGCTGGTGCCGCAGTTCGCGCATACCAACGGCCCCAGTCTGTTTGAAATGCCGGCGGCGAATTTCACCGTGGTTTGTCTCGATCTGGGATGGGTGTCCGTGCCGTTTCACATCGTGGCGCCGGACATGTTTGAAAACACCCGGCGGGTTTGGCGCGAAGTGGTGAACCGGGGCTACAAACGGATCGGGGGCGCCATTCTTTCGCACACCCCGCAGGCGGTGGACGACGCCGCGCGTTACGGGGCCTCGGCCGCCTCGCAACATGAGTTTATTCCCAAGAAGGATCGGATACCTTTGCTCACCACCGATCACGCGGATCGCGCGGGTTTTATGAAATGGTTCGAGCGCCATGAACCCGAAGTCGTGATCGCGTTCATTTCGCGGGTGTATGACTGGATTCTAGAAACCGGGCGACGCGTGCCCGAGGATGTCGCAGTGGCGTCGCTCTCGGTGTTTCCCGATCAAACGCCGGAAGTTTCCGGGGTGCTGCGGCAGGTGGACAACATCGGAATCACCGGGGTGGATGCGCTGATTGCGGCCATGCATGAGCATGAATGGGGCATCCCGACCTTGCAGCGAAAATTGTCGCTCGAACCGATTTGGTATGAGGGCACGTCGTTGCCTTCAAAGCAGGTGTAG